The Lacticaseibacillus rhamnosus DNA window CCCGGCAACTTCACCGGTTTGCAATTTCTGTAATTCGCTGCCATTGAAATCGCCGTGGGTTTCGCCGACAAGATAAAGCAAATCATCTGCATGTTTGAAATTCGCCGTGGTAATGGTGCTGAGATCTTCAATCAGCCCCACCATCCCAATCATCGGCGTTGGATAGATTGCTTTGCCATTAGTCTCGTTATAAAGCGAAACATTTCCGGAAATCACCGGTGCGTTAAAGGCTTTAGTCGCAGCAATGATACCTTTAGCTGCTTCGGCAAGTTCATAAAACGCTTCCGGCTTGGTCGGATCCCCAAAATTCAGGCAGTCGGTAATCCCTAAAGGTTCCGCACCGCTGGCCGCCAGATTGCGCGCCGCTTCGGCAACACTCATGGCCGCACCGACTTTTGGATCCAAATACAGATAACGGCCTTTGCTATCGGTGGTCATGGCAAGAGCGCGATGGGTCCCGCGAATGCGAATCACCGCGGCATCGCTACCAGGCAAGACAACCGTATTCGTTTGGACTTGTGCATCATAACGCCGATACAATGAAGACTTATCCGCAATCGTCGGCGTGCCCATCATGGCTTTCCAAGTCGCCACCGGATCAGTCACAATCGGGTCAAAATCAGGTGCCGGTTCAGCTAAGCGCGCTGGCATTTTGCCGACTTGCTCATAAATCGGTGCATCATCAGTCAATGAACTGACTGGAACATCGCAAACCAATTTGCCGTGATGATAAAGTCGATATTGATGGCCTTCAATCACATGTCCCACAACTGCAGCGTCCAAATCATACGCTGCAAACACATCAAGGACTTCCTGTTCAAAACCGGCCCGCACACACAACAACATCCGTTCCTGCGATTCTGATAACATGATTTCAAATGGCGTCATATTGGCTTCACGCTGTGGAATTAAGTCAAGATCCATTTCCATGCCGCTATTCGCCTTGCCAGCCATTTCAACACTGGAAGACACTAAACCAGCCGCGCCCATGTCCTGAATACCGACTAGTGCCTGTTGATGATCCTGCGTAATTTCCAGGCACGCATCCATCAACAGTTTCTCCATGAATGGGTCGCCTACCTGAACCGCCGAACGATCAGCCGCCTCTTCATCGGAAAAATCACCAGAAGCGAAACTAGCGCCGTTAATCCCATCACGCCCGGTTTTGGCACCGACATAAATCAGTGCATTACCGACTCCTGCCGCTTTGCCTTTTTGGATCTGATCCTTATCCATAATGCCGACACACATCGCATTGACCAGTGGATTGCGGGAATAAGTGTGATCAAAATTGGTTTCTCCGCCGACCGTGGGAATGCCGATTGCGTTCCCATAGCCACCGATACCGGCCACGATGCGATCAACTAAATGCTGCGTGTGCGGGAGGTTGAGATCACCAAAGGCCAATGAATCCAGCATGGCAACAGGCTTAGCCCCAATCGAGAAAATGTCGCGGATAATGCCGCCAACACCCGTCGCTGCGCCTTCATAAGGTTCAACCGCGGACGGATGGTTATGACTTTCGGCTTTGAATACCACTGCCTTGCCTTCGCCGATATCAATTACACCGGCACCTTCGCCAGGTCCCATCAAAACGCGGTCATTTTTGGTCCAGAACTGGCGCAAAATCGGCTTACTGTATTTATACGCACAGTGTTCACTCCACATGCCGCTTGCTAATCCGATTTCGGTATCATTTGGCTGATGACCAATCAACTCAGCAAACCGGTGATACTCATCTTCCGTCAATCCCAAAGCCAAATACGGTTTCTTTTCAGCGATGGCTTCTGGACTCATCTCAACGTGCGTCACGGACATGGACCCCTTTCGTTTGTTGCATCAATGACTTGAAAACGCCTAGGCCATCCGTACCGCCAAGTAATGCTTCAACGGCGCGTTCCGGATGCGGCATCATGCCTAAAACATTACCGGCTTCGTTCGTCACCCCGGCAATATCATGAAGACTGCCATTGGGATTGTCAGCATACCGGAAAACGACCTGACCATTGGCTTCCAAAGCTGCCAGCGTCTTGGGATCGGCGTAATAATTTCCTTCACCATGTGCAATCGGCAATGTCAGTTGTTCACCAACCTGATATTGATTGGAAAATGCTGTATCCGCGCGATCGACAAGCAACGTCACCGGTTCGCAAATGAAATTCAAATCCCGATTCCATTGCAAAGCGCCCGGCAGCAGACCCGCTTCGGTCAGAATCTGAAAGCCATTACAAATGCCCAACACATAGCCGCCTGCTTCGGCAAAAGCTTTCAACGCCGTCATCACTGGCGAAAACCGGGCAATCGCACCGCTACGTAAATAGTCACCGTAAGAAAAACCACCTGGCACCATCACCACATCATAACGACTTAAATCGGTTTGACTCGGCTTGATCAGCTCGCACTCAGCACCGGCAATGGTCTGAACGGCCCACTGTAAATCCAAGTCACAATTAGATCCGGGAAAAGAAATAACGGCCGCTTTCATGCCTCATCCTCCGTAATGGGTTCTAATTCAAAGCGATAAGTTTCCATGTTGACATTGGCAAGCAACTGATCGCAAATCGTATCGACTTGCTTTTCTACCGCTTCTTTGGTGCCGGTCAGCTTTAATTCAAAATATTTGCCGTACAACACATCGTCTACATTGTGATAATCCATGCGGGTCAAAGCAGTCTTGATAACTTCTGCCTTTGGGTCTAATACAGAGGGTTTGTACGTCACATAAACTTTAGCTTTAAACATGAGCCGCTCCTTTTTCTTGTAACCTGGCAAGCACTTCTTCATAAACAGGGGTTAAGGGACCGCGCGCTTGGCGGAAAACATCTTTATCAAGCGAATCACCGGTCTTTTGATCAACCAGACGGAAGTTATCCGGTGACAAT harbors:
- the purS gene encoding phosphoribosylformylglycinamidine synthase subunit PurS, whose product is MFKAKVYVTYKPSVLDPKAEVIKTALTRMDYHNVDDVLYGKYFELKLTGTKEAVEKQVDTICDQLLANVNMETYRFELEPITEDEA
- the purQ gene encoding phosphoribosylformylglycinamidine synthase subunit PurQ; translated protein: MKAAVISFPGSNCDLDLQWAVQTIAGAECELIKPSQTDLSRYDVVMVPGGFSYGDYLRSGAIARFSPVMTALKAFAEAGGYVLGICNGFQILTEAGLLPGALQWNRDLNFICEPVTLLVDRADTAFSNQYQVGEQLTLPIAHGEGNYYADPKTLAALEANGQVVFRYADNPNGSLHDIAGVTNEAGNVLGMMPHPERAVEALLGGTDGLGVFKSLMQQTKGVHVRDAR
- the purL gene encoding phosphoribosylformylglycinamidine synthase subunit PurL translates to MTHVEMSPEAIAEKKPYLALGLTEDEYHRFAELIGHQPNDTEIGLASGMWSEHCAYKYSKPILRQFWTKNDRVLMGPGEGAGVIDIGEGKAVVFKAESHNHPSAVEPYEGAATGVGGIIRDIFSIGAKPVAMLDSLAFGDLNLPHTQHLVDRIVAGIGGYGNAIGIPTVGGETNFDHTYSRNPLVNAMCVGIMDKDQIQKGKAAGVGNALIYVGAKTGRDGINGASFASGDFSDEEAADRSAVQVGDPFMEKLLMDACLEITQDHQQALVGIQDMGAAGLVSSSVEMAGKANSGMEMDLDLIPQREANMTPFEIMLSESQERMLLCVRAGFEQEVLDVFAAYDLDAAVVGHVIEGHQYRLYHHGKLVCDVPVSSLTDDAPIYEQVGKMPARLAEPAPDFDPIVTDPVATWKAMMGTPTIADKSSLYRRYDAQVQTNTVVLPGSDAAVIRIRGTHRALAMTTDSKGRYLYLDPKVGAAMSVAEAARNLAASGAEPLGITDCLNFGDPTKPEAFYELAEAAKGIIAATKAFNAPVISGNVSLYNETNGKAIYPTPMIGMVGLIEDLSTITTANFKHADDLLYLVGETHGDFNGSELQKLQTGEVAGRLFDFDLDAEKANQQFVLTAIRQHLVTAAHDLSDGGLLVALAEMGFTNQLGAQVKVDLPTSWGFSETQGRFLVTVAPEDQAAFEALNGPAELIGRVQAAPQFDVTTVSHQFSVPLEELQTAFEEALPCYLNQKA